Proteins co-encoded in one Gouania willdenowi chromosome 1, fGouWil2.1, whole genome shotgun sequence genomic window:
- the baiap2l2b gene encoding BAR/IMD domain-containing adapter protein 2-like 2, whose protein sequence is MSGVSSDQLHKSTLNVYSNLMEQFNPGLQKLFALGTSYVQAFQALAVCSEAYFSAVAKMGEQALHTLSSRSLGDVLIQISETQRRLTAEMEGVFRWFQVEVLQTMEKNVKLDEEYIDGSRRVYELEVRNQAEALEKQLRRGTYRDSLENSEYMSYLRQSQQEISKEEERRYRFLAEKHCGLTQSLLFLINKTGSSLLQKADGWKEKVNESRGSRSRTPTVLDQDAQLRGSVSSLLQTVARDEDMSWAKREQLALGRVPSRAPSPVPSRSRSSSVGETLGLGGGRVMRALVSHLSSSNPKLLPFNRGETITVLVQEPRNGWLYGRTDASLRQGWFPAAYVAPIEEFSDGLITSGDSLRSHSLTNLLDSTNTYPDQSESMNYGDVPPPATPNRRVSVDFRPISPMPERKAEHSVDVKISQTRSYGEHLPPPPPPPPPPSSLNLRRSSTDFRPISPLPDRRRESSCEGQSLSPHGPPENPLFPRGTNPFSTVKLRPTTTNDRSAPRIH, encoded by the exons ATGTCGGGAGTGAGCAGTGATCAACTGCACAAATCAACCCTGAATGTCTACTCG AATCTGATGGAGCAGTTCAACCCAGGTCTACAGAAACTCTTTGCACTGGGGACCAGTTACGTCCAGGCTTTTCAAG CCCTGGCTGTTTGCAGTGAAGCCTACTTCAGTGCTGTGGCTAAGATGGGAGAGCAGGCCCTTCACACACTGTCATCTCGTTCACTCG GAGACGTCCTGATCCAGATATCAGAAACCCAGAGGAGACTGACTGCAGAGATGGAGGGAGTG tTTCGATGGTTCCAGGTGGAAGTCTTACAAACCATGGAGAAGAACGTCAAGTTGGATGAAGAGTATATTGAT GGAAGTCGTCGGGTTTATGAGCTGGAGGTGAGGAACCAGGCCGAGGCTTTGGAGAAACAGCTGAGGAGAGGAACCTACAGAGACTCTTTG GAGAACAGTGAGTACATGTCGTACCTGAGGCAGAGTCAGCAGGAAATATCCAAGGAGGAGGAAAGAAGGTATCGCTTCCTGGCAGAGAAACACTGTGGCCTCACTCAGTCACTGTTGTTCCTGATAAACAag ACGGGTTCATCGCTCCTGCAAAAGGCCGACGGATGGAAGGAGAAAGTCAATGAAAGCAGAGGCTCCAGGTCTCGCACTCCCACCGTTCTGGATCAGGATGCACAG CTGCGAGGGTCGGTGAGCTCCCTGCTGCAGACCGTAGCCAGAGACGAAGACATGTCGTGGGCAAAGCGGGAGCAGCTAGCGCTGGGCAGAGTGCCCTCTAGAG CGCCGTCCCCCGTCCCCAGCCGCTCTCGGTCCAGTTCAGTCGGGGAAACGTTGGGTCTTGGAGGAGGGAGAGTTATGAGAGCTCTGGTGTCGCACCTTTCTTCATCCAACCCCAAACTGCTCCCATTCAACAGAGGAGAGACCATCACCGTGCTGGTTCAGGAGCCTCGCAACGGCTGGCTATACGGACGCACTGACGCTAGCCTGCG TCAGGGCTGGTTTCCTGCAGCATATGTTGCTCCTATTGAAGAGTTCTCAGACGGTTTGATAACAAG CGGCGACTCTCTCAGAAGTCACAGTTTGACCAATCTCCTGGACTCAACCAACACCTACCCcgaccaatcagagagtatgaacTACGGCGACGTCCCACCCCCGGCTACACCCAACCGAAGAGTCTCTGTGGATTTTCGGCCCATTTCCCCGATGCCTGAGAGGAAGGCAGAACATTCCGTGGATGTGAAGATAAGTCAAACAAGAAGCTACGGTGAACATCtgcctccacctcctccaccacctcctcctccatcaaGTCTGAACCTCAGGAGGAGTTCCACGGACTTCAGACCCATCTCTCCACTTCCTGACAGAAGAAGGGAATCATCATGTGAAGGCCAG AGTTTATCACCACATGGACCACCAGAGAACCCACTGTTCCCAAG AGGAACAAACCCCTTCTCCACTGTTAAGCTCCGCCCCACGACGACCAATGACAGATCTGCTCCTCGGATCCACTGA